One genomic segment of Devosia sp. includes these proteins:
- a CDS encoding glycoside hydrolase family 38 C-terminal domain-containing protein — protein MTYSNPLASKLGLLDDDLKTEGKLLRLCADLEKKIRTPLRDVPFQWHVQRADGFSAAEALKADWRKWETFGRHSVWAKHQEHTWFAAEITVPEAAKGGVFVARFTSQWQERPGSTDPQCLAYLDGKIAQALDGNHTELVIERKAKPGNKHVLMVNAFTFFDRPLVGFEVDFFVRNERAEKLYYDLQTPLEVAVLLYQNDPRRHAILKRVDQALRALDRRDGHTPGFAASLPVAEKIAAEIYKLVDTETQPQITAVGSTHLDVGWLWRVMHTRDKTGRSFATVLNLMEEYPQFVFMYNQSVLFDFLKQDYPEIWERMLKKIKSGQFEIEGAMWVEPDVNIASGESLVRQIMRGRRFHIEHFGVDPKTVWLPDTFGYSANLPQIMDKSGLKYFVTSKLSWNDTDRHPYDTFFWRGIDGTVTKAQLITAQKYDSEQIFTTYNGDLSVSETMGAWKRYEPKAAYDEVVMSYGYGDGGGGPTRAMIERGTRLERGIPGAPKVKLEGIVPFLDRLGKAMDAEPGRFPTWNGELYLQYHRGTLTSVAKNKANNRNAERRLRELEMLGALALATAGHAYPSETLAEFWELVLINQFHDILPGTSIAEVYVDSDNEYGRIFSTLDSGNGPWHAAAQAATKPGADQLRLINFTSQARSGLVHLGKRAANGKAIATSTGIVPIQDIVRADGSADSVALVTELAPLGWTGAQLVAKAPKTASAVSVSTTHLENALVRVSFDKKGEITSILDKARNREVLPEGARANKLVAYEDKPMNWDAWDIDRYFEEQSWPLADGKAEISVVETGPHRAALRVERNYQKSRFVQVISLEAGARQVEFDTFIDWQERAQVIKALFPLDLNTSEIRSEIAFGHVTRATHRNTTWDRARFEASMHRWVDVSEADFGVALLNDSKYAYDCHEQTVRLTLVRGSTHPHPEADLGEHRIRYALFVHDGVADLAGVHRAAERFNNPIGVVGAFNLVDKPEADFPRFSLATVDRDNVTIETVKKAEKSDHLVLRVFEHANIRADATISFGLKVKSVRVANLMEEHAGKPLPVKDNSISLKLRPFEIATLMVEV, from the coding sequence ATGACCTATTCCAATCCCCTCGCATCCAAGCTGGGTTTGCTGGATGACGACCTGAAAACCGAGGGCAAGCTGCTGCGCCTATGCGCGGACCTGGAAAAGAAGATCCGTACGCCGCTCCGGGACGTGCCGTTCCAATGGCATGTGCAGCGCGCCGATGGGTTTTCCGCGGCGGAGGCCCTCAAGGCTGACTGGCGGAAATGGGAGACCTTCGGTCGCCATTCCGTCTGGGCCAAGCATCAGGAACACACCTGGTTTGCGGCCGAAATCACCGTGCCCGAGGCGGCCAAGGGTGGCGTATTCGTTGCCCGGTTCACCAGCCAATGGCAGGAGCGGCCCGGATCGACCGATCCACAATGTCTCGCCTATCTCGACGGCAAGATCGCCCAGGCACTCGATGGCAATCACACAGAGCTTGTGATCGAACGCAAGGCCAAGCCGGGCAACAAGCACGTGCTGATGGTCAACGCCTTCACCTTTTTCGACCGTCCGCTGGTGGGGTTCGAGGTCGATTTCTTCGTTCGCAATGAGCGGGCGGAAAAGCTCTACTATGATCTGCAGACACCGCTCGAAGTCGCTGTGCTGCTCTACCAGAACGATCCGCGTCGCCACGCCATTCTCAAGCGCGTCGATCAAGCCTTGCGGGCGCTGGACCGCCGCGACGGCCACACGCCCGGGTTCGCGGCCAGCCTGCCGGTAGCGGAGAAAATCGCCGCGGAAATCTACAAGCTGGTCGATACCGAAACCCAGCCGCAGATCACGGCGGTTGGCTCAACCCATCTGGATGTCGGGTGGCTCTGGCGCGTCATGCATACGCGCGACAAGACCGGTCGCAGCTTTGCCACGGTGCTCAACCTCATGGAGGAGTACCCGCAATTCGTCTTCATGTACAATCAGTCGGTGCTCTTCGATTTTTTGAAGCAGGATTATCCCGAAATCTGGGAACGCATGCTCAAGAAGATCAAATCCGGGCAGTTTGAGATCGAAGGCGCCATGTGGGTGGAGCCGGACGTCAACATCGCCTCAGGTGAGAGCTTGGTGCGTCAGATCATGCGCGGCCGGCGCTTCCACATCGAGCATTTCGGCGTCGATCCCAAGACGGTCTGGCTGCCCGACACATTCGGCTATTCGGCCAATCTGCCGCAGATCATGGACAAGTCCGGGCTAAAATACTTCGTGACGTCCAAGCTGAGCTGGAACGACACGGACCGGCATCCTTACGATACCTTCTTCTGGCGCGGCATCGACGGGACGGTGACCAAGGCCCAACTGATTACCGCGCAGAAATACGACAGCGAGCAGATTTTCACCACCTATAATGGCGATCTCTCGGTCTCGGAAACCATGGGTGCCTGGAAGCGCTATGAGCCCAAGGCGGCCTATGACGAAGTGGTCATGTCCTATGGCTATGGCGATGGCGGAGGCGGCCCCACCCGCGCCATGATCGAGCGCGGCACCCGCCTTGAACGCGGTATTCCCGGCGCGCCAAAGGTGAAGCTGGAAGGCATCGTCCCGTTCCTCGACCGGCTGGGCAAGGCCATGGATGCCGAGCCGGGGCGGTTCCCGACCTGGAATGGTGAACTCTACCTGCAGTATCACCGTGGCACGCTGACATCGGTGGCCAAGAACAAGGCCAATAACCGCAATGCCGAGCGGCGCCTGCGCGAGCTCGAAATGCTCGGCGCGCTGGCGCTGGCCACGGCGGGACATGCCTATCCCAGCGAGACACTGGCCGAGTTCTGGGAGCTGGTGTTGATCAACCAGTTCCACGACATCCTGCCGGGTACCTCCATTGCCGAAGTCTATGTCGACAGCGACAATGAATATGGCCGCATTTTTTCCACCCTGGATTCGGGCAACGGGCCCTGGCATGCCGCTGCGCAGGCCGCGACCAAGCCCGGGGCCGATCAATTGCGGCTGATCAATTTCACCAGCCAGGCCCGTTCGGGTCTCGTGCATCTGGGCAAGCGTGCCGCCAATGGCAAAGCCATTGCCACAAGCACCGGCATCGTTCCGATTCAGGATATCGTGCGTGCGGATGGCTCGGCCGACAGTGTCGCGCTGGTCACCGAACTTGCGCCGCTGGGCTGGACCGGCGCGCAGCTTGTTGCCAAGGCGCCCAAGACTGCGAGCGCGGTTTCGGTGTCCACCACCCACCTTGAGAACGCCCTGGTTCGCGTCAGCTTCGACAAGAAGGGCGAGATCACCTCAATCCTCGACAAGGCCAGAAACCGGGAAGTGCTGCCGGAGGGTGCACGGGCCAACAAGCTGGTCGCCTATGAAGACAAACCCATGAACTGGGACGCCTGGGACATCGACCGCTACTTCGAGGAACAGTCCTGGCCGCTGGCCGATGGCAAGGCCGAAATTTCGGTGGTCGAGACCGGCCCGCACCGGGCGGCGCTACGCGTCGAGCGGAATTACCAGAAGTCGCGCTTCGTCCAGGTGATTTCGCTGGAGGCCGGCGCGCGGCAGGTCGAGTTTGACACTTTCATCGACTGGCAGGAACGCGCCCAGGTCATAAAGGCGCTGTTCCCGCTCGATCTCAATACGTCAGAAATCCGCTCGGAAATCGCTTTTGGCCATGTCACGCGCGCCACGCACCGCAATACCACATGGGACCGGGCGCGCTTCGAGGCGAGCATGCATCGCTGGGTCGATGTGTCCGAGGCCGACTTCGGCGTGGCCCTGCTCAATGACAGCAAATATGCCTATGACTGCCACGAACAGACGGTCCGCCTGACCCTGGTGCGCGGGTCCACCCATCCCCACCCGGAAGCCGATCTTGGCGAGCACCGCATTCGCTATGCTCTGTTCGTCCACGACGGCGTCGCCGACCTTGCCGGCGTGCACCGCGCGGCCGAGCGGTTCAACAATCCCATCGGGGTGGTTGGGGCGTTCAACCTAGTGGACAAGCCGGAGGCGGATTTCCCGCGCTTCAGCCTTGCAACAGTGGATCGGGACAATGTCACGATCGAAACCGTCAAGAAGGCTGAAAAGTCGGATCATCTGGTTCTTCGGGTTTTCGAACACGCCAATATCCGGGCCGATGCCACCATATCCTTTGGGCTCAAGGTGAAATCGGTGCGTGTCGCCAATCTGATGGAAGAGCACGCCGGCAAGCCATTGCCGGTCAAGGACAACAGCATCAGCCTCAAGCTGCGTCCGTTCGAGATCGCGACGCTTATGGTCGAGGTGTGA
- a CDS encoding carbohydrate ABC transporter permease: MMDETGPSRLTAIALAFMAVIWISPFSWLILNAFNPLSTGQLELPKAVGLDNFGLAISGNAGRQFLNSMFIAAGTATLSVVVGIAAAYPLSRLKIPGRNTFLWTLVLLRMLPSAGVLVPLYFSAQRLGLLNQFGVIIALTVLNLPFTLLLLKNFFDTVPIELEEAAYVEGASLFQIVTRIVLPMSRAGIAVVWFFSFTGAWNEFLLPLIFARVQDAFPMSVGLYAAFGEQGAINYGFLTAFSIIYAAPAVGVYFLLRRNMNTGFAGVGVKG, translated from the coding sequence ATGATGGACGAAACCGGACCGAGCCGCCTGACCGCCATTGCGCTGGCCTTCATGGCGGTGATCTGGATCAGCCCGTTTTCCTGGCTCATCCTCAATGCCTTCAACCCGCTCTCCACCGGCCAGCTCGAACTGCCCAAGGCGGTGGGTCTCGACAATTTCGGCCTGGCGATCAGCGGCAATGCCGGCCGGCAATTTCTCAATTCGATGTTCATTGCCGCCGGCACGGCGACGCTGAGCGTCGTGGTGGGGATCGCGGCTGCCTATCCGTTGTCGCGGCTGAAAATCCCCGGGCGAAACACCTTTCTGTGGACGCTGGTGCTGCTGCGCATGCTGCCATCGGCCGGGGTTCTCGTGCCGCTCTATTTTTCCGCGCAGCGGCTGGGCCTGCTCAACCAGTTTGGTGTCATCATCGCGCTGACGGTGCTCAACCTGCCCTTCACGCTGCTGCTGCTCAAGAACTTCTTCGACACCGTGCCGATAGAGCTTGAAGAGGCCGCCTATGTGGAGGGGGCAAGCCTCTTCCAGATCGTCACCCGCATCGTGCTGCCGATGTCGCGGGCCGGCATTGCCGTGGTCTGGTTCTTCAGCTTCACCGGGGCCTGGAACGAGTTCCTGCTGCCGCTGATCTTCGCCCGGGTCCAGGACGCCTTCCCGATGTCGGTCGGGCTCTATGCGGCATTCGGCGAGCAGGGAGCCATCAATTACGGCTTCCTCACCGCCTTCTCGATTATCTACGCAGCGCCGGCGGTCGGCGTCTATTTTCTGTTGCGGCGGAACATGAACACAGGGTTCGCCGGTGTCGGAGTTAAAGGATGA
- a CDS encoding sugar ABC transporter permease, translating into MKNQVNPWLTSNLWVLGLGMLPAILLIGVLLYFTAWAFAFSFTDLALIGRKSVEWSWVGLENFERLFTRRGFLESLWTTVVFVFFSAIVGQSVLGFLLAAALRGTRSGLRSVVEVCIMLGWLLPDIVAAFLWSATTAQTGLINQLIIRPLGLPPVNFINDYALPVVTVANIWKGTAWSYLLFSAALDSVSREVVEAAKVDGATPMQRIWLVQLPIIRPHIATNMLFITIWTFTYFPLIYAMTGGGPGRQTETLAVFLYNQSFSRGNLGFGSAISVAMLLIVGVLSLFYLRLLREPK; encoded by the coding sequence ATGAAAAACCAGGTCAATCCGTGGCTGACCAGCAATCTCTGGGTCCTGGGCCTTGGCATGTTGCCCGCCATCCTGCTCATCGGCGTGCTGCTCTACTTCACGGCCTGGGCCTTCGCCTTTTCCTTCACCGACCTGGCGCTGATCGGGCGCAAGAGCGTTGAGTGGAGCTGGGTGGGGCTAGAGAATTTCGAGCGCCTGTTCACACGGCGCGGCTTCCTCGAGTCTTTGTGGACCACCGTTGTCTTCGTCTTCTTCTCCGCCATTGTCGGGCAATCGGTCCTGGGTTTCCTCCTGGCGGCGGCGTTGCGCGGTACGCGATCGGGCCTGCGCAGCGTGGTTGAAGTCTGCATCATGCTGGGCTGGCTGCTGCCAGATATCGTGGCGGCATTCCTGTGGTCTGCCACCACGGCCCAGACGGGCCTCATCAACCAGCTCATCATCCGGCCGCTGGGACTGCCACCGGTCAATTTCATCAATGACTATGCGCTGCCGGTGGTCACGGTCGCCAATATCTGGAAGGGCACGGCCTGGTCATACCTGCTGTTCTCGGCGGCACTGGACTCGGTCAGCCGTGAGGTGGTCGAGGCCGCAAAGGTCGATGGCGCGACGCCGATGCAGCGCATCTGGCTGGTGCAACTGCCGATCATCCGGCCGCATATCGCCACCAACATGCTGTTCATCACCATCTGGACCTTTACATATTTCCCGCTGATCTACGCGATGACGGGTGGGGGACCGGGCCGGCAGACCGAAACCCTGGCGGTGTTTCTCTACAATCAGAGTTTCTCACGCGGCAATCTGGGTTTTGGCTCGGCGATCTCCGTCGCCATGCTGTTGATCGTAGGTGTCCTGTCGCTGTTTTATCTGCGTCTGCTGCGGGAGCCGAAATGA
- a CDS encoding extracellular solute-binding protein, translating into MFRSVLLTGVAAMAMTAAASPARAEVSFMYAEWIAALVEPGIEAFEAETGETVNAIKLPGQGYDRRIALDLAAGTAADVNLVDSFMVSELAAAGYLHPLNEQLEGWEQFQYYLPGLLEVASYQGDIFALPTDTDVRMLWYDLSNFEKAGIATPWAPKTWDDVLDAAQKLKDAGVRYPFQLPAGTKQAEAATMQGVYMALLGADVPEGDRNRLLNRETNQWIGDSPGLRRTFDFFYQVYVERELNTAELNYATDIGAAVRAALAADELGILASGSWEDACLWDCNNPPSREERDATVAWTPWPGSGVEGAKATTNISGGWTIGINANAADKDMAFKLITSIFDEGNFKKWTLDNHRMAVRTDISESPEYTSDPFLAEATKLAAETTGRDTVPGYQTVSALIQQATADILDGATPEEVVEEYHDALVDEFGEENVITYE; encoded by the coding sequence ATGTTCAGATCAGTCCTGCTGACTGGCGTGGCCGCGATGGCCATGACGGCCGCCGCAAGTCCGGCCCGGGCCGAAGTGTCGTTCATGTATGCGGAGTGGATCGCCGCCCTGGTCGAGCCGGGCATCGAGGCTTTCGAGGCCGAGACCGGGGAAACAGTCAATGCCATCAAGCTTCCGGGCCAGGGTTATGACAGGCGCATCGCCCTCGACCTTGCTGCCGGTACCGCTGCCGACGTCAATCTGGTCGACAGTTTCATGGTGTCGGAGCTGGCTGCGGCGGGGTATCTCCACCCTCTCAACGAGCAACTCGAAGGCTGGGAACAGTTTCAGTACTACCTGCCGGGCCTGCTCGAGGTCGCATCTTACCAGGGCGACATCTTTGCGCTGCCCACCGATACGGACGTGCGCATGCTCTGGTATGATCTGAGTAATTTCGAGAAGGCCGGCATCGCCACGCCCTGGGCGCCCAAGACCTGGGACGATGTTCTCGACGCGGCGCAGAAACTCAAGGATGCGGGGGTTCGCTACCCCTTCCAGCTGCCCGCAGGGACCAAGCAGGCCGAAGCTGCGACCATGCAGGGCGTCTATATGGCGCTGCTCGGCGCTGACGTGCCGGAAGGCGATCGCAACCGTCTGCTCAACCGTGAAACCAACCAGTGGATCGGTGACAGCCCCGGCCTGCGTCGCACTTTCGATTTCTTCTACCAGGTCTATGTGGAGCGCGAGCTCAACACGGCCGAATTGAACTATGCGACCGACATTGGCGCTGCGGTGCGGGCGGCACTTGCCGCCGACGAGCTGGGTATCCTGGCCTCGGGCTCCTGGGAAGATGCGTGCCTGTGGGATTGCAACAATCCGCCAAGCCGCGAGGAGCGCGATGCAACCGTGGCCTGGACGCCATGGCCCGGTTCGGGCGTGGAAGGCGCCAAGGCCACCACCAATATCTCAGGTGGCTGGACCATCGGCATCAATGCCAATGCCGCCGACAAGGACATGGCCTTCAAGCTGATCACATCGATCTTTGACGAGGGCAATTTCAAGAAATGGACGCTGGACAATCATCGCATGGCGGTCCGGACAGACATTTCGGAATCGCCCGAATACACGTCCGATCCATTCCTTGCCGAAGCCACAAAGCTCGCCGCTGAAACGACCGGGCGCGACACTGTGCCGGGCTATCAGACCGTTTCGGCACTGATCCAGCAGGCCACGGCCGACATCCTCGATGGCGCCACTCCCGAAGAGGTGGTCGAGGAATACCATGACGCGCTCGTCGACGAGTTCGGCGAGGAAAACGTCATCACCTACGAGTAG
- a CDS encoding LacI family transcriptional regulator: MTKNRTGPARGRVTLKTIADATGLSLSTVSLSLRGGTTLKQETRDKVAAAAKSLGYVPDRAGVRLRTGKTNVIALVLESAGDSIDFARHMIKGIGQAINGTRYHLSIAPEFDDPGSVETIRYVLDNRTADGLIITHTRPRDRRVQLLMDADFPFVTHGRTEFFTPHPYHDFHAEAFLEAAVLRLANKGCRKLLLVVGDDSTTNYHNIVTAYRHAALRLGLDGRVLQSMSSRASPAEVRRIGEELAHSPDRPDGIISDTEMRTISLVGGLQDGGVRIGQDLHLIYKQTSDIVPTFFPHLDSVQEDVFAAGVELTNLLLRRIGGEPAENLQTLAEPVLLWRNP, encoded by the coding sequence ATGACCAAGAACCGGACGGGGCCGGCGCGAGGACGCGTCACACTCAAGACCATTGCCGACGCGACCGGGCTGAGCCTGTCGACGGTTTCGCTGTCCCTGCGCGGCGGCACGACGCTCAAGCAGGAAACCCGGGATAAGGTCGCGGCGGCTGCCAAGTCCCTCGGCTATGTCCCCGACAGGGCCGGGGTGCGCCTGCGCACCGGCAAGACCAATGTCATTGCCCTGGTTCTCGAAAGCGCCGGCGATTCAATCGATTTTGCGCGCCACATGATCAAGGGCATAGGCCAGGCGATCAACGGCACGCGCTATCACCTGTCCATCGCCCCCGAATTTGACGACCCCGGCTCCGTCGAGACCATCCGTTATGTCCTCGACAACCGCACCGCGGACGGGTTGATCATCACCCATACTCGGCCTCGCGATCGCCGGGTTCAGCTTCTCATGGATGCCGACTTTCCCTTCGTCACCCATGGCCGGACCGAGTTCTTCACGCCACATCCCTATCACGACTTTCATGCCGAGGCCTTTCTCGAGGCCGCGGTACTGCGGCTGGCCAACAAGGGCTGCCGCAAACTTCTGCTGGTGGTGGGCGACGACAGCACCACCAATTACCACAACATTGTCACGGCCTACCGGCATGCCGCGCTGCGGCTGGGGCTGGACGGACGCGTCCTGCAATCCATGTCCTCGCGCGCCAGTCCCGCCGAGGTTCGCCGTATCGGCGAGGAGTTGGCGCATAGTCCCGACCGCCCGGACGGCATCATCAGCGATACCGAAATGCGCACCATCTCCCTTGTCGGGGGGCTGCAGGACGGCGGCGTTCGTATCGGGCAGGACCTCCACCTCATCTACAAGCAGACATCGGACATCGTACCCACCTTCTTCCCGCACCTGGACAGTGTGCAGGAGGATGTGTTCGCGGCCGGGGTGGAATTGACCAATCTGCTGCTGCGCCGGATCGGCGGGGAACCGGCCGAAAACCTGCAGACTCTGGCAGAGCCCGTGCTGCTCTGGCGCAATCCCTGA
- a CDS encoding glycoside hydrolase 43 family protein — translation MTVSNRTWTADNGDGTFTNPLFYEEFSDPDIIRVGSDFYMTGTTMHTMPGLPVLHSTDLVNWSLLCYAFDTLDLGPQFRLEGGEIYGQGIWAPCIRYKNGTFYIFSNVNGQKTQIFTATNPAGPWTRSEAEYNYHDLTVFFDDDGRSYVVWGYRNLKIAELDETLHRVLPGTQRDLTPADSLMGEGAHFYKVDGKYLITSAWFSGKMRMPCARADHIDGPWEINPAISIDEDFGMMEGYKIKGAGIPFTLEPPFELVPPNPAANGRLNLHQGGIVDTAQGEWWAWSMMDYNSLGRLTCLSPVTWQDGWPYFGLPGNLGRTPRTWTKPKTDRPSPIALPWPHRSDDFDSAGLNPLWQWNHVPVAGKWSLTERAGHLRLHTLPAENFWWARNSLTQRAIGPISIATAKLDASGLAEGDVAGLALLGMPWRWIGLARTASGFELRMADYQSGQTLSMPANSPHVWLRADCNYLSEVTQFLWSADGQTFAPLGDAMIMVYQLKTFQGIRYALFAYNELGSAGGYADFDSLVVDEPHPRGLMQPIPDGQNGTLVLANMPTTGFTSDLRTVHAGPPMDLRVEAIDHGRVVLHHADGPMSVTQGGVVTVGGIAGMATHWQWIETPTGEVVLMSLATNRFLRVHPDGSVRADNPGPTPDGLDGTRFRFVGAGA, via the coding sequence ATGACAGTTTCGAACCGCACCTGGACCGCCGACAACGGCGACGGCACCTTCACCAACCCCCTGTTCTACGAAGAGTTTTCTGACCCCGACATCATCCGGGTGGGCTCGGACTTCTATATGACCGGCACCACTATGCACACCATGCCTGGCCTGCCGGTCCTGCATTCTACCGATCTGGTGAACTGGTCGCTGCTCTGCTACGCCTTCGACACACTCGATCTGGGTCCGCAGTTTCGCCTCGAGGGCGGCGAAATCTATGGTCAGGGCATATGGGCGCCCTGCATTCGCTACAAGAACGGCACGTTCTACATCTTCTCCAACGTAAACGGCCAGAAGACACAGATTTTCACGGCCACCAACCCGGCCGGGCCCTGGACCCGCAGCGAAGCCGAATACAATTACCATGACCTCACGGTCTTCTTCGATGACGACGGGCGCTCCTATGTCGTGTGGGGCTATCGCAACCTCAAGATTGCCGAACTCGACGAGACGCTGCATCGCGTATTGCCTGGAACCCAGCGCGACCTCACGCCTGCTGATAGCCTGATGGGCGAGGGCGCCCACTTCTACAAGGTCGACGGCAAGTATCTGATCACCAGCGCCTGGTTCTCCGGCAAGATGCGCATGCCCTGCGCCCGCGCCGACCACATCGACGGGCCCTGGGAGATAAACCCCGCCATCTCCATCGATGAAGATTTCGGCATGATGGAAGGCTATAAGATCAAGGGGGCCGGCATTCCCTTCACGCTTGAGCCGCCCTTCGAGCTCGTGCCGCCCAATCCCGCCGCCAATGGCCGCCTCAATCTGCACCAGGGCGGCATTGTTGATACGGCCCAGGGCGAATGGTGGGCCTGGTCGATGATGGACTACAACTCCCTGGGCCGCCTCACCTGCCTCTCACCGGTAACCTGGCAGGACGGCTGGCCCTATTTCGGCCTGCCCGGCAATCTGGGCCGCACACCCCGGACCTGGACCAAGCCGAAGACCGACCGGCCCAGTCCGATCGCCCTGCCATGGCCCCATCGCAGCGATGACTTCGACAGTGCCGGGCTCAATCCGCTTTGGCAGTGGAACCACGTGCCCGTCGCCGGCAAATGGTCACTGACCGAGCGCGCCGGCCATCTGCGCCTGCATACGCTGCCGGCCGAGAATTTCTGGTGGGCCCGCAACAGCCTGACCCAGCGCGCCATTGGTCCGATTTCGATCGCCACGGCCAAACTGGATGCCTCAGGACTTGCTGAGGGCGACGTTGCGGGGCTCGCCCTGCTCGGCATGCCGTGGCGGTGGATCGGGTTGGCCCGCACCGCAAGCGGATTTGAACTGCGCATGGCCGACTACCAATCAGGCCAGACCCTTTCGATGCCGGCCAATAGCCCGCATGTCTGGCTCCGCGCAGACTGCAATTATCTGAGCGAAGTCACCCAGTTCTTGTGGTCCGCCGACGGCCAGACATTTGCGCCCTTGGGCGATGCGATGATCATGGTCTATCAACTCAAGACCTTCCAGGGCATTCGCTACGCGCTCTTCGCCTACAACGAACTCGGGAGCGCGGGCGGCTACGCAGACTTCGACAGCCTGGTTGTCGACGAGCCGCATCCGCGGGGCCTCATGCAGCCCATTCCCGATGGCCAGAATGGCACCCTGGTCCTGGCCAATATGCCCACAACCGGCTTCACTTCAGACCTGCGCACCGTTCATGCCGGTCCACCCATGGACTTGCGGGTCGAGGCCATCGATCACGGCCGGGTCGTGCTCCATCACGCCGACGGGCCCATGTCGGTCACCCAGGGCGGCGTGGTCACCGTCGGGGGCATTGCGGGCATGGCGACGCATTGGCAGTGGATCGAAACGCCCACCGGCGAGGTGGTGCTGATGTCGCTCGCAACCAATCGCTTCCTGCGCGTCCACCCGGACGGCTCGGTCCGCGCCGACAACCCTGGCCCCACTCCCGATGGTCTGGACGGAACCCGGTTCCGCTTCGTCGGCGCGGGAGCGTAG
- the pcaF gene encoding 3-oxoadipyl-CoA thiolase, whose protein sequence is MTEAFICAYRRTPIGRFGGSLSAVRPDDLGAIPLRALMAEHTGIDWDGVDDVIFGNANGAGEENRNVARMSALLAGLPVGVTGTTMNRLCGSGMDAVITAARAIKAGEADLIIAGGTESMSRAPFVLPKADTAFSRNAEIYDTTIGWRFVNPLMKAQYGVDSMPETGENVAQEFGVSREAQDAFAVRSQDRAVAAQKSGRLAREIVPVSIPQKKGDPLVVDTDEHPRAGTSMESLARLRPLFPNGTVTAGNASGVNDGAAALIIASEAAAARHGLTPIARILGGATAGVAPRIMGMGPAPASKKLLGRLGLDQDDFDVIELNEAFASQGIAVLRDLGIAEDDERVNPNGGAIALGHPLGMSGARITGTAALELVLTGKRRALATMCIGVGQGIAIGLERV, encoded by the coding sequence ATGACCGAAGCCTTTATCTGCGCCTATAGGCGCACGCCCATCGGCCGTTTCGGCGGATCCCTGTCCGCCGTCCGGCCCGATGACCTCGGCGCCATCCCGCTTCGCGCATTGATGGCCGAACATACCGGCATCGATTGGGACGGCGTGGACGATGTTATTTTCGGCAATGCCAATGGCGCCGGCGAAGAAAACCGCAATGTGGCGCGCATGAGTGCCCTTCTGGCCGGGCTACCGGTGGGTGTCACTGGCACCACGATGAACCGGCTTTGTGGGTCGGGCATGGATGCCGTGATCACCGCTGCACGCGCGATCAAGGCGGGCGAGGCCGACCTGATCATCGCCGGCGGAACGGAAAGCATGTCGCGGGCGCCCTTCGTGCTGCCCAAAGCAGACACGGCCTTTTCCCGCAATGCCGAAATCTACGACACCACGATCGGCTGGCGCTTCGTCAATCCACTGATGAAGGCGCAATATGGCGTCGATTCCATGCCCGAGACCGGCGAAAACGTGGCGCAGGAGTTTGGCGTGTCGCGCGAGGCGCAGGACGCCTTTGCCGTGCGCAGCCAGGACAGGGCCGTCGCCGCCCAGAAGAGTGGCCGACTGGCAAGGGAGATCGTCCCTGTGTCCATTCCGCAGAAAAAGGGCGATCCGCTTGTCGTCGATACCGACGAGCATCCGCGCGCCGGCACCAGCATGGAGTCGCTGGCCAGATTGCGGCCGCTGTTCCCCAATGGCACGGTGACGGCCGGCAATGCCTCAGGCGTCAATGACGGAGCGGCCGCCCTGATCATCGCCTCGGAAGCAGCGGCGGCCCGGCATGGCTTGACGCCGATCGCGCGCATTCTTGGCGGTGCAACGGCCGGCGTGGCTCCGCGCATCATGGGCATGGGTCCGGCACCGGCATCCAAGAAACTGCTTGGGCGCCTGGGTCTGGATCAGGACGACTTCGACGTGATCGAACTCAACGAGGCCTTTGCCAGCCAGGGCATTGCCGTGCTGCGGGACCTCGGCATTGCTGAGGACGATGAACGCGTGAACCCCAATGGCGGAGCCATCGCTTTGGGCCATCCGCTTGGCATGAGCGGAGCGCGTATCACTGGTACGGCGGCGCTGGAACTGGTCCTGACCGGCAAGCGGCGGGCCCTGGCCACCATGTGCATCGGCGTCGGCCAGGGCATCGCCATCGGGCTGGAGCGGGTCTAG